The Saccharomyces cerevisiae S288C chromosome VII, complete sequence genome includes a region encoding these proteins:
- the HAP2 gene encoding transcription activator HAP2 (Subunit of the Hap2p/3p/4p/5p CCAAT-binding complex; complex is heme-activated and glucose-repressed; complex is a transcriptional activator and global regulator of respiratory gene expression; contains sequences sufficient for both complex assembly and DNA binding; respiratory defect of the null mutant is functionally complemented by human NFYA) encodes MSADETDAKFHPLETDLQSDTAAATSTAAASRSPSLQEKPIEMPLDMGKAPSPRGEDQRVTNEEDLFLFNRLRASQNRVMDSLEPQQQSQYTSSSVSTMEPSADFTSFSAVTTLPPPPHQQQQQQQQQQQQQQLVVQAQYTQNQPNLQSDVLGTAIAEQPFYVNAKQYYRILKRRYARAKLEEKLRISRERKPYLHESRHKHAMRRPRGEGGRFLTAAEIKAMKSKKSGASDDPDDSHEDKKITTKIIQEQPHATSTAAAADKKT; translated from the coding sequence ATGTCAGCAGACGAAACGGATGCGAAATTTCATCCATTAGAAACAGATCTGCAATCTGATACAGCGGCTGCAACATCAACGGCAGCAGCTTCACGCAGTCCCTCTCTTCAAGAGAAGCCCATAGAGATGCCCTTGGATATGGGAAAAGCGCCTTCTCCAAGAGGCGAAGATCAACGGGttacaaatgaagaagatttgtttttgtttaaCAGATTGCGGGCATCACAGAATAGAGTTATGGACTCCTTGGAACCACAACAACAGTCACAGTATACATCTTCCAGTGTCAGTACGATGGAACCATCTGCCGACTTTACTAGTTTCTCTGCAGTGACTACTTTACCGCCTCCTCctcatcaacaacaacagcaacaacagcagcagcagcagcagcagcaattGGTGGTTCAAGCCCAGTACACCCAAAATCAACCAAACTTGCAAAGCGATGTTTTAGGAACCGCTATAGCAGAGCAACCATTTTATGTTAATGCCAAGCAGTACTACcgaattttgaaaaggcGATATGCAAGAGCTAAACTAGAGGAAAAGCTACGAATATCAAGAGAACGAAAGCCATACTTACACGAATCTCGACATAAACATGCGATGCGAAGACCTCGTGGTGAAGGTGGGAGGTTCTTGACAGCCGCTGAGATCAAAGCCATGAAATCGAAGAAAAGTGGGGCTAGCGATGATCCTGACGATAGTCATgaggataaaaaaatcactaCTAAAATAATACAAGAACAGCCGCATGCTACTTCCACCGCAGCTGCAGCAgacaaaaaaacataa